In a genomic window of Candidatus Delongbacteria bacterium:
- a CDS encoding HAD family hydrolase translates to MKYIVGIDLHGTLLDDDEKVRSDYYDKLKNLFREKPSNFKLYVCTGNDLPFVQRKLGDLLELFDGSVLETGAVISYDNLTETVITESVDVEKIKKLQKRLESEEFPEIYKYARRLSSISMFTNFGESVEKFFKTTCSYLEDDKDDYYRITHSSVAVDIVPAFANKYFGLKYIANDDDIIVGIADSLNDLEMLEKSDMSFVPNNYSKKLDGITVRSFRSLSDYNNNFIGVSEGKTSEGVYQIVSYLFKNYGV, encoded by the coding sequence ATGAAATACATAGTAGGTATAGATCTCCACGGCACCTTATTGGATGATGATGAAAAAGTAAGAAGTGATTATTACGATAAATTGAAAAATCTTTTTAGAGAGAAGCCATCAAATTTTAAACTGTATGTATGCACTGGAAATGATCTTCCATTTGTTCAGAGAAAATTAGGTGATCTTCTAGAGCTTTTCGATGGTTCTGTTTTGGAAACGGGAGCTGTAATTTCCTACGATAATCTTACAGAAACAGTAATAACAGAAAGTGTCGATGTAGAGAAGATTAAAAAACTGCAAAAAAGATTAGAATCTGAAGAGTTTCCTGAAATTTATAAATATGCTCGTAGACTTTCCTCCATCTCAATGTTCACAAATTTTGGTGAAAGTGTAGAGAAATTTTTCAAGACTACTTGTAGTTATCTTGAAGATGATAAAGATGATTATTATAGAATTACACACTCAAGTGTCGCAGTAGATATAGTGCCTGCTTTTGCCAATAAATATTTTGGTCTAAAATATATAGCCAATGATGACGATATAATTGTAGGAATTGCGGACTCATTAAATGATCTGGAAATGCTGGAAAAGTCAGACATGAGCTTCGTACCAAATAATTATTCAAAAAAGCTTGATGGAATTACTGTTAGAAGTTTCAGATCTTTAAGTGACTATAATAATAATTTTATAGGTGTAAGTGAGGGTAAAACCTCCGAAGGTGTTTATCAAATAGTTTCCTATCTATTCAAAAATTATGGAGTATAA
- the prmC gene encoding peptide chain release factor N(5)-glutamine methyltransferase, translating to MSTYRLLDILNLTKDFFTKNNIENSRFEAEQILSSYFKIKRLDLYLQFEKPVNESELAEIRELLKRRKNGEPLQYILGETGFLGNNYKVNKNVLIPRFDTEVLAAELIDILKKSDKLYRILDIGTGSGCIPISVLCECQNCEFIAIDISDDALETAKENGKINGVSERVSFFKRDILEEFRVKEKFDIVVSNPPYIPLHEYENLDSEVKNYEPRGALTDGGDGLKFYRRFAELLPLILKGDGLFLFEIGYNQKDDISKIFENYEIDFIKDISGHTRVVKGKMRCIG from the coding sequence ATGAGTACCTATAGATTATTGGATATATTAAACCTAACGAAAGATTTTTTCACTAAAAATAATATTGAAAATTCCAGATTTGAAGCGGAGCAGATCTTGTCCTCCTACTTCAAAATCAAACGGCTGGATCTTTATTTACAATTTGAAAAACCGGTAAATGAGAGTGAGTTAGCAGAGATAAGAGAGTTGTTGAAAAGACGGAAAAATGGCGAGCCTTTACAGTATATTTTGGGAGAAACAGGATTTTTAGGAAACAATTATAAAGTGAATAAAAATGTACTTATACCTAGATTTGACACTGAAGTTTTAGCTGCAGAACTTATCGATATTTTAAAAAAATCTGATAAATTATATAGAATTTTGGATATAGGAACCGGTAGCGGTTGTATCCCGATTTCGGTACTCTGTGAATGCCAAAATTGCGAGTTTATAGCCATTGATATTTCTGATGACGCTTTGGAAACAGCAAAAGAGAATGGAAAGATTAATGGAGTCTCGGAACGAGTTTCTTTTTTCAAAAGAGATATACTGGAAGAGTTTCGAGTAAAGGAAAAATTTGATATAGTAGTTTCTAATCCGCCATACATTCCATTACATGAGTATGAAAATCTTGATAGTGAAGTGAAAAATTATGAGCCTCGGGGAGCACTTACCGATGGTGGTGATGGTTTAAAATTTTACCGAAGATTTGCAGAGCTTTTGCCCTTAATTTTGAAAGGTGACGGATTATTCCTTTTTGAGATCGGGTATAACCAAAAGGATGATATTTCAAAAATATTTGAGAATTATGAGATAGATTTTATCAAGGATATATCAGGACATACCAGAGTTGTGAAGGGTAAGATGAGATGTATTGGATAA
- the selA gene encoding L-seryl-tRNA(Sec) selenium transferase has product MNKELLKSIPKIDNLIKSEKLEQFFNLYERNFVLKFINEVIDELRSLILAGKIDSFDEDWIIEKVHKKITDIFAVFTGKVVNGTGIVLNTGLGRAPLSENAIDKLNEILRGYSTLEVDVESGKRGRREDKIDSLVALLTGAEAATVVNNNAAAVMICLNTLSEDKEVVISRGEQVEIGGAFRMPDIIKKSGAIMIEVGTTNKTHLKDYENAISENTGALVKVHTSNYRVMGFTKEIEIEELAELGKKHNVETYFDLGGGVIKDLSIHGLPYEPLVSDSLKAGIGLVSFSGDKSLGGPQCGVIAGKKELIDRVKKNPLMRAFRMDKLRLSLLEETLKGFFRNDYAKLNKTYELLTTPKDKLKEKAENLFNLLYQNIQDKINFKIIELEDQAGSGTLPTETIKGFGVSFTQQKISCNRFANLMRTIGEVPVFGYVSNETYIISIRTLFDGDNDIILNNCRKIVDEYL; this is encoded by the coding sequence TTGAATAAAGAACTTTTAAAATCAATCCCCAAAATCGATAATCTTATAAAATCTGAAAAATTAGAGCAATTCTTTAACTTGTATGAAAGGAATTTTGTTCTAAAATTTATAAATGAGGTAATCGATGAACTAAGATCCCTTATTTTGGCAGGTAAGATAGATAGCTTTGACGAGGATTGGATTATCGAAAAAGTTCATAAGAAAATTACAGATATTTTTGCGGTATTTACCGGAAAAGTAGTAAACGGAACAGGTATTGTTTTAAACACTGGTCTTGGAAGAGCTCCTTTATCAGAAAATGCCATTGATAAATTAAATGAGATTTTGAGAGGATATTCCACACTTGAAGTGGATGTGGAAAGTGGAAAAAGAGGACGACGAGAAGATAAGATAGATAGTTTAGTAGCTTTACTAACCGGTGCAGAAGCAGCTACAGTAGTAAACAATAACGCTGCTGCCGTTATGATCTGTTTAAATACTCTTTCTGAAGATAAGGAAGTGGTAATTTCTAGAGGTGAACAGGTTGAAATAGGTGGAGCTTTCAGAATGCCGGATATAATTAAAAAGTCTGGTGCAATAATGATAGAAGTGGGGACAACCAACAAAACCCACCTGAAAGATTATGAGAATGCTATTTCAGAAAATACAGGGGCTTTAGTAAAAGTTCACACCAGCAATTACAGAGTGATGGGGTTTACAAAAGAGATTGAGATTGAAGAGCTCGCAGAATTAGGAAAGAAACACAATGTTGAAACCTATTTTGATCTTGGTGGAGGTGTGATAAAAGATCTTTCCATACATGGCTTACCTTATGAACCACTTGTTTCAGATAGTTTGAAAGCAGGAATTGGCTTAGTTTCATTCAGTGGAGATAAAAGTCTTGGCGGACCACAATGTGGGGTTATAGCCGGTAAAAAAGAGTTAATAGATAGAGTCAAAAAGAATCCTCTAATGCGAGCATTCAGAATGGATAAATTGAGATTATCGCTTTTGGAAGAAACTTTAAAAGGATTTTTCAGAAATGATTATGCAAAGTTAAATAAAACTTATGAACTCCTTACAACACCAAAAGATAAACTCAAAGAAAAAGCAGAAAATTTATTTAATCTGCTATATCAAAATATACAAGATAAAATCAATTTCAAGATAATTGAATTGGAAGATCAGGCAGGATCGGGAACATTGCCTACTGAAACAATAAAAGGATTTGGTGTTAGTTTTACACAGCAGAAAATTTCCTGTAACAGATTTGCTAATTTAATGAGAACTATAGGCGAAGTTCCAGTTTTTGGTTACGTATCCAATGAAACATACATTATCTCCATAAGAACACTTTTTGATGGGGACAACGATATAATTTTGAACAATTGCAGAAAGATTGTAGATGAGTACCTATAG
- a CDS encoding DUF3147 family protein yields the protein MYWIITKFFITAGIIVFISEVVKRSDKLGSLIASLPTVTILAMIWMFVENTDKSKISNHAYYTFWYVVPTLPMFLIFPYLYNRFSFFASLGICVIVTFVCFILTAVIAKYFGVDLF from the coding sequence ATGTATTGGATAATTACAAAGTTTTTTATAACTGCCGGAATAATAGTTTTTATTTCCGAAGTGGTCAAACGTAGTGATAAATTAGGATCATTGATAGCGTCACTACCTACAGTTACGATACTGGCGATGATTTGGATGTTTGTGGAGAATACGGATAAATCTAAGATTTCAAATCATGCTTATTATACATTTTGGTATGTGGTACCTACATTGCCAATGTTTCTAATTTTTCCTTATCTATACAATAGGTTTTCTTTTTTTGCTTCACTGGGAATTTGTGTAATTGTAACATTTGTGTGCTTTATACTTACAGCGGTGATAGCCAAATACTTTGGAGTGGATTTGTTTTGA